Proteins from a single region of Aquirhabdus parva:
- a CDS encoding M61 family metallopeptidase: protein MMADDAMNTQQNSEVDTLIKDHIAKHAVQPTIAYALSFENVGQHLIDVVMTFTAQAHQELWLPAWVPGSYLIREFSRHVSTPVAKSIRNNLSVTKSIFIEKISKNHWRLDTAAGEHIEIRYQVYAFDLSVRGAYLDQTRAYANPACICLAVAGQEHQSILLTIDPGSAFANLPIACSLDPLNVKDKTSQQNHETHHKFHFEALNYTHLIDHPFEIAAQTLAQFEVSGIPHQIAISGRHRTNIKRLTEDLLKICRYEIEFFGSAPFPHYLFMVMATGSSYGGLEHQDCTSLITPREDLPQPNEPEQPSASYRRFLGLCSHEYFHSWLVKFIRPQEFAVLDLGREVYTRMLWVFEGFTSYYDDLILYRSGVIDQKSYLELLAEQLTRYLQNTGRAHQSVSDSSFDAWIKYYRPDENSQNASTSYYNKGALIALCLDLKLRANGSSLDVIMVKLYELAQQGLYLNTNTLPDLCEALIGDRLTDFWSDFVDGTVELPVVELLSEVGVKTHLENKTWPLGLKVVDSSHGLLIQQVLRNSVGAQAGLSAQDVLIAIEGIRASSTLLNHWADVSGFNAEATLSTGESITCHVFRRDELMAIQVKPVASVIPHVSFTVEDTERSAKWL from the coding sequence ATGATGGCAGATGATGCGATGAATACCCAGCAGAATTCAGAAGTAGATACTCTGATTAAAGATCATATCGCTAAACATGCAGTACAGCCAACCATTGCTTATGCATTGTCTTTTGAAAACGTTGGGCAACATTTGATTGATGTTGTGATGACGTTTACCGCGCAAGCACACCAAGAGTTATGGCTACCGGCATGGGTGCCTGGAAGCTATTTAATTCGTGAATTCTCGCGTCATGTCAGTACACCCGTTGCAAAGTCCATTCGGAATAATCTTTCAGTTACGAAGTCGATTTTTATCGAGAAAATCAGTAAAAACCATTGGCGTCTTGATACTGCTGCGGGTGAACACATTGAAATACGCTATCAAGTATATGCTTTTGATTTATCTGTACGTGGAGCTTATCTCGACCAAACGCGGGCTTATGCCAATCCAGCCTGCATATGTCTTGCTGTCGCAGGGCAGGAGCATCAGTCTATTTTACTGACGATTGATCCTGGTAGCGCATTTGCCAACTTGCCAATAGCATGCTCTTTAGATCCGCTAAATGTTAAAGATAAAACAAGTCAGCAGAATCATGAGACTCATCATAAGTTCCATTTTGAAGCACTAAATTACACTCACCTGATTGATCATCCATTTGAAATTGCTGCGCAGACACTCGCTCAATTCGAAGTCAGCGGGATCCCACATCAGATCGCAATCTCTGGTCGACATCGTACTAACATTAAACGTCTGACAGAGGATCTGTTAAAAATTTGTCGTTATGAGATTGAGTTTTTTGGCAGTGCACCGTTTCCTCATTATTTATTTATGGTCATGGCGACGGGGTCCAGTTATGGAGGGCTTGAGCATCAAGATTGTACGAGTCTGATCACACCTCGTGAAGATTTACCACAGCCTAATGAGCCAGAACAACCATCTGCTTCTTACCGCCGTTTTCTAGGATTATGCAGCCATGAATATTTTCATTCGTGGTTAGTCAAATTTATTCGCCCGCAAGAGTTTGCGGTGTTGGATCTGGGGCGGGAAGTTTATACGCGGATGCTTTGGGTCTTTGAAGGGTTTACCTCTTATTATGATGATTTGATTCTTTATCGCAGTGGTGTTATTGATCAGAAATCTTATTTAGAGTTGTTGGCAGAGCAATTGACTCGTTATTTACAGAATACAGGACGAGCGCATCAGAGTGTGAGTGACTCAAGTTTTGATGCTTGGATCAAGTATTATCGACCTGATGAAAACTCTCAGAATGCAAGTACAAGCTATTACAATAAAGGTGCATTAATCGCGTTATGCTTAGACTTGAAATTACGTGCAAATGGCAGTTCTCTTGATGTCATTATGGTCAAACTTTATGAACTTGCACAGCAAGGACTTTATCTCAATACAAACACTCTTCCTGATTTATGTGAGGCTTTGATTGGTGATCGCCTAACGGATTTTTGGTCTGATTTTGTTGATGGGACCGTAGAGCTGCCCGTTGTCGAATTATTAAGTGAAGTCGGTGTTAAAACTCACCTAGAGAATAAAACATGGCCGCTGGGACTTAAAGTAGTGGATTCGTCACATGGGCTTTTGATTCAACAGGTTTTGCGTAATTCAGTCGGTGCTCAAGCTGGATTATCTGCACAGGATGTACTGATTGCGATTGAAGGAATACGTGCATCCTCAACTTTATTAAACCATTGGGCAGATGTCTCGGGCTTTAATGCTGAAGCAACTCTATCCACTGGCGAGTCCATAACATGCCATGTATTTCGACGGGATGAGTTAATGGCGATTCAAGTGAAGCCTGTTGCATCTGTAATTCCTCATGTCTCTTTTACTGTTGAGGATACAGAGCGTTCAGCGAAGTGGTTATAA